The following proteins are encoded in a genomic region of Clupea harengus unplaced genomic scaffold, Ch_v2.0.2, whole genome shotgun sequence:
- the LOC122131381 gene encoding piggyBac transposable element-derived protein 4-like, with protein MKKYTTEQALEFMFEDSEEDDVGSWADDNSDGASIDSFDELDWEERIDRVLDISSDLPGPSRPPPARRQMKAKRRVRSSSKAATASTPWLLPSKRRRPAPLGDRGHAGGSEENVCPSQISAGQTRAKRRVKSSSKTATAPIPLLPPSPVDRWHDGAEEDMCPPQFLFCPKRMPGPQLDSQKSYSPKEIFDLFFTNNAITTLCINTNKYAARKIAEGAKMRWKEVKPSEMCNYLSIVLYLGLVKVTAARDLWKKENFFKFPYPRSVMKGYRYEAITANLHMSDPAADVVNDQLRGQPGYDGLFRLKPLHDDILTACRTHYHPHKNLSVDERMVATKGKERDETVHEGQATKWGYKLFVLADSQSGYTCDFTIYEGKAPSPSGNGLTFDAVVKPAQDNFYTSTKLFSHLHQVRFGACGTIRENRVGFPRTTDNALGKKAARGDMRWIREGSLLYVKWKDTRDVTMCSTIHKANSGQSVQRRVCNPDDNAVVNSFLIHKEMAEMKNQKPLTQKKFRIALCEQLGKVGKELASNEASNEASTDHVPLEACGLSNDPHLKATKGRRKCRICKSSTIWL; from the exons atgaagaaatatacCACCGAACAAGCTTTGGAGTTCATGTTTGAAGACAGTGAAGAAGACGATGTTGGAAGCTGGGCAGATGATAATTCCGATGGAGCAAGTATTGATTCCTTCGATGAGTTGGATTGGGAAGAACGCATTGACCGTGTCCTTGACAT CTCTTCTGACCTGCCTGGACCGTCAAGGCCTCCTCCAGCTCGAAGGCAGATGAAGGCCAAAAGGAGAGTGAGGTCATCCTCAAAGGCAGCAACAGCATCCACACCATGGCTGCTTCCTTCAAAGAGGAGGAGACCTGCCCCACTGGGGGATAGAGGGCATGCTGGTGGTTCTGAGGAGAACGTGTGCCCTTCACAGATTTCTGCAGGGCAGACGAGGGCCAAAAGGAGAGTGAAGTCATCCTCCAAGACAGCAACAGCACCCATACCACTGCTGCCTCCTTCACCGGTGGACAGATGGCATGATGGTGCTGAAGAGGACATGTGCCCCCCACAGTTTCTGTTCTGCCCTAAGAGGATGCCTGGACCGCAGCTTGATTCCCAGAAATCATACAGCCCCAAGGAAATCTTTGACCTGTTTTTCACAAACAATGCCATTACAACGCTGTGtatcaacacaaataaatatgctGCCCGGAAGATTGCGGAGGGTGCAAAGATGCGGTGGAAAGAGGTGAAGCCATCTGAGATGTGCAACTATTTGAGCATTGTGCTGTATCTCGGCCTGGTCAAGGTGACCGCTGCAAGGGACttgtggaagaaagaaaacttTTTCAAGTTTCCCTATCCTCGCAGTGTCATGAAAGGCTACAGGTATGAGGCCATCACAGCAAATTTACACATGAGTGACCCAGCTGCTGATGTGGTAAATGACCAGCTCCGTGGTCAGCCTGGGTATGATGGCCTTTTCCGCCTGAAGCCTCTTCATGATGACATCCTCAcggcctgcaggacacactaCCACCCACACAAGAACCTGTCAGTGGATGAGCGCATGGTAGCCACCAAAGGCAAGGAACGGGATGAAACAGTACATGAAGGACAAGCCACCAAGTGGGGCTACAAGCTGTTTGTCCTGGCCGACAGCCAGAGTGGTTACACGTGTGACTTCACCATTTACGAGGGAAAGGCGCCGTCTCCGAGTGGCAATGGACTAACTTTTGACGCAGTTGTCAAACCTGCTCAAG ACAACTTCTACACCAGCACTAAGCTTTTCAGCCATCTACACCAGGTGCGCTTTGGGGCCTGTGGGACCATCCGGGAGAACCGTGTGGGGTTTCCACGGACAACAGACAATGCGCTGGGCAAGAAGGCTGCCAGAGGGGACATGCGCTGGATACGCGAGGGCTCCTTGCTTTATGTAAAGTGGAAGGACACACGTGACGTTACCATGTGTTCCACGATACACAAAGCGAACAGTGGGCAGAGTGTGCAGCGCCGTGTCTGCAACCCCGATG ATAATGCGGTGGTGAACAGTTTCCTCATCCACAAGGAGATGGCAGAGATGAAGAACCAGAAACCCCTCACCCAGAAGAAATTCAGGATTGCACTGTGTGAGCAGCTGGGTAAAGTTGGGAAGGAGCTGGCATCCAATGAGGCATCCAACGAGGCATCCACGGACCACGTCCCATTGGAAGCCTGCGGACTCTCCAATGATCCACACCTGAAAGCCaccaaggggaggaggaagtgcCGAATCTGCAAGTCATCCACTATATGGCTAT